In a genomic window of Chrysemys picta bellii isolate R12L10 chromosome 1, ASM1138683v2, whole genome shotgun sequence:
- the NUMA1 gene encoding nuclear mitotic apparatus protein 1 isoform X1 has product MSLHATRASALLAWVNSLKVDNPLSDLSQLRDCSVFLKIIDKVHGSEEGRSVLQQPLPERIEFIRSFLQKHCKHKSTMESPVSIPKLLEGEELELAKVTMLLLYHASMSTKSSRDWNEFEYKIQAELATVLKFVLDNEESLNENLELFLQKKVPLSSSSISSTSSEEQSPVFSRQHKREVRFLELQKIASSSSMNNFLPVSPASPMGDIMQTPQFQLRRLKKQLADERENRDELELELTENRKLITEKETQITMMQQRIDRLTLLNERQTADQLEPKPLEELREKNESLILRLHEALKQCQDLKTEKGQMDRKINQLSEENGDLSFKLREFASHLMQLQEALNELSEEHNAALVESGEKQAHLETELHTTLHEKKCLEEKMEILQGKISLLEDQLTKLGESATQEKGEVMGDILKLEELKHEVASLSAKGIELQATILQLEEEKGLREADLQSERSRFEEEKLQLTGLIANLQSSVSELHLAKEKLEQDSRAQEECLTAQVNTLTTEIAKLNGFLLQRDQELVTLHQQVEEERIQKGQLVEDLQKQEQSSRETIQGLSLQVDQLSDTLKQNEEKLVQFTQQMEATSEGEARHLASLREEHAKAMQERESALRQLQESQQEQEAELAALTAQLQTLEKARDASQASAREIQREKAELSRRVQELDARVLELTARCSQSEAQAAAAESLRNQLQELENQLKDGQQKLSDKERLAKENAQLQERLLAMEESVRNTEGILEDEKRRASETLEGNLKRITELESRMQQLAEHRDQAMQEVGEEQAKRQALTLQVQQLGDEYRAKSERLQRQLAEMSSAAKEGEGERERLEEAIKALSGDHKQACQQLQAEQGKVAELEAQMKHLTTEQEERLALLQTDLASAVAQVKEKESVALKLRDDLASLQEKTAASQQEAAQRIARLEMDARKAAEALKVVTKELSDERLRTTELEATVKRLEEQKREELTATESDLSRAALVLKERELEAAKLSGEVKLLSTRLEETLQKQKQALALRDTEMKHLTGEMEQAKADLAAEKASKAELEVQLQNSINEQRAERSAHQQELARSLELIEEKEGELDELRLKNVSRNEELRDLQKTVVKLKGELASVEALKERAAKMENELQGFLEVARTREAEIDSIKSIVYSKEMSLKSLEEKIRHTEQESSSSQDLYQEKLKESEMLHSEVEKLEQKCREQRDTIASLEKAAAQTKAATSEHQEAQLEALRGEVTQQKQKVLELEKLLEASRSAQAGQDGTIEMLKKELLDKGKELVQSKDSIAAAEKELASLRSSVQEKGTSEDSWKEQISQCCQEVERKNSLIGSLEQEVSILHLQVLEKEGESKELKRLIMAESEKSKKLEERLRVLQTETATAASRAAERCARMKAEVQAYEEETEKQRLSIEALKRQLSSQGECQEELRQEVKAWQEKCFQKEQLLSSLQLELTNAQALVGELMPVKRLYQQQQAEQSSLESKHREELEQRQKAAGALQAELARAKGELADRTSLKERLSEQDHAVQRLQGENASYAERLAVLQRANAQLMEEHQALSEKSSQGRRTLDAELSQMKEQHCQEMEALKAESEKLVAGSQREAEDAVKKLEAMANKYENAKVRVLEERQKFQEERQKLTTQVEQLEVFRKEQAKQVEELHKKLTQNEKATRSQQEKAKVREGELQAEADRQQVKISELQEQLAQKEKAAEHYKGQVEKAKTFYEAKKQQNQDLAEKLKGMEQLQKENNDLKAESERLAKELQQSILQAKESELSCRNLTSQVRSLEAQVEFADRQLRELGKFQVATDTLKSRETFRQNPADVSTDSLDLSGDEMLPLNSTSRKPGRSQSETSAMPGSVESLTSQRLPRKVESLESLYFTPIPARAQSKLESSIGSLGDLSIDSGCKTRSARRRTTQIINITMTKKQAEAEEPDSANASFYSVQSAQAHQNAPAQNPARSRLRSAASTRSVASCRSQESLAGLGAASPEETPGNPALLNLPGYRPATRSSLRRSQAGSSSSLSRSSFYLGTCQDEPDPLDDWNRIAELQQRNRVCPPHMKTCYPLESRPSQSLTVITDEEMKTGDPKETLRRASMQPSQIESAAARRSTLSTGWAGGIATRQQRKRSSDESHQGPDTPESKKPTSCFPRPQTPRERNEERKRGGRKGEPQATGKQPDRRQSMAFSILNTPKKLGSSLLRRGTNRKTTPKTSPRGSARRSPRIATAKSPKGKGKASRKSPKNMKF; this is encoded by the exons GCTGAGCTAGCGACAGTCCTCAAGTTCGTGCTTGACAACGAAGAGAGCCTGAATGAGAACCTGGAGCTCTTCCTGCAGAAGAAAG TGCCACTTTCATCCTCCAGCATCTCCAGCACCAGCTCCGAGGAGCAGTCTCCCGTGTTCTCCCGCCAGCACAAGCGAGAGGTGCGCTTCCTGGAGCTGCAGAAGATCGCCTCCTCATCCAGCATGAACAA CTTCCTTCCTGTCTCGCCCGCCTCCCCCATGGGCGACATCATGCAGACCCCGCAGTTCCAACTGAGACGGCTGAAGAAGCAGCTGGCAGACGAGAGGGAAAACCGGGATGAGCTGGAGCTGGAACTGACAGAGAACCGCAAACTCATCACAGAGAAGG AGACTCAAATCACCATGATGCAGCAACGGATCGACCGCCTGACTCTCCTCAATGAGAGACAGACTGCTGATCAGCTGGAGCCAAAGCCGCTGGAAGAGCTGCGGGAAAAGAACGAAAG CTTGATCCTGCGTCTGCACGAGGCTCTAAAGCAATGCCAGGACCTGAAGACTGAAAAAGGCCAGATGGACCGAAAAATCAACCAGCTCTCCGAGGAGAACGGGGACCTCTCATTCAAG CTGCGGGAGTTCGCCAGCCACTTGATGCAGCTGCAAGAGGCTTTGAACGAGCTCTCCGAGGAACACAATGCGGCACTGGTGGAGTCGGGGGAGAAACAAGCCCACCTGGAGACTGAGCTTCACACCACCCTCCATGAGAAG AAATGCTTGGAAGAGAAGATGGAGATTCTGCAGGGGAAGATCTCTCTGCTGGAAGACCAGCTGACAAAGCTGGGGGAGAGTGCCACGCAGGAGAAAGGAGAGGTTATGGGGGACATCCTGAAG CTTGAAGAGTTAAAGCATGAAGTGGCCAGCCTCTCTGCTAAAGGGATAGAGCTCCAAGCCACGATCCTTCAGCTGGAAGAGGAGAAGGGCCTCCGTGAGGCAGATCTTCAGTCTGAACGGAGCCGCTTTGAAGAGGAGAAACTTCAGCTCACGGGCCTCATCGCCAACCTCCAGAGCTCAGTCTCTGAGCTCCACCTGGCTAAAGAGAAGCTGGAGCAGGACTCCAGAGCGCAGGAGGAGTGCCTGACCGCCCAGGTAAACACACTCACCACAGAGATTGCAAAGCTAAATGGCTTCCTCCTCCAGAGGGACCAGGAGCTGGTGACTCTTCACCagcaggtggaggaggagaggattCAGAAGGGACAGCTGGTCGAAGATCTCCAGAAGCAAGAGCAATCCTCCAGGGAGACCATCCAAGGACTGAGCCTCCAGGTGGACCAGCTCAGTGACACCCTGAAGCAGAACGAGGAGAAGCTGGTGCAGTTCACCCAGCAGATGGAAGCTACAAgcgaaggggaagccagacaccTGGCATCCTTGAGAGAAGAGCATGCGAAGGCCATGCAGGAAAGGGAGTCTGCCCTGCGGCAGCTACAGGAAtcccagcaggaacaggaagcggAGCTGGCAGCCCTGACCGCTCAGCTGCAAACGTTGGAGAAAGCCAGAGACGCCAGCCAGGCCTCTGCCAGAGAGATCCAGAGGGAAAAAGCTGAATTGAGCCGGAGAGTCCAAGAGCTGGACGCCAGAGTCCTTGAACTCACTGCCCGGTGCTCGCAGAGCGAGGCCCAGGCAGCAGCTGCGGAGTCACTGAGAAACCAGCTCCAAGAACTAGAGAACCAGCTGAAAGACGGTCAGCAGAAACTCTCCGACAAGGAGCGGCTGGCCAAGGAAAACGCCCAGCTCCAAGAGCGGCTCCTGGCCATGGAAGAGTCCGTCCGGAACACAGAGGGGATCTTGGAGGATGAGAAGAGGAGAGCTTCAGAGACCCTTGAAGGGAATCTTAAAAGGATAACTGAGCTGGAGTCCCGAatgcagcagctggcagagcacCGAGATCAGGCTATGCAGGAGGTGGGCGAGGAGCAGGCTAAGAGACAAGCGCTCACGCTGCAGGTGCAGCAGCTGGGAGACGAATACAGGGCAAAGTCAGAGAGGCTGCAACGCCAGCTGGCAGAGATGTCTTCGGCCGCTAAAGAGGGTGAAGGAGAGCGTGAGAGGCTGGAGGAGGCAATAAAAGCTCTGAGTGGAGACCACAAACAGGCCTGCCAGCAGCTCCAGGCGGAGCAGGGCAAAGTGGCGGAGCTGGAGGCGCAGATGAAGCACCTGACCACAGAGCAAGAAGAGAGGCTGGCACTGCTTCAGACTGACCTTGCCAGCGCCGTCGCACAGGTGAAGGAGAAGGAGAGTGTGGCGCTAAAACTCAGGGACGATCTCGCCTCTCTGCAGGAGAAGACAGCGGCGTCCCAGCAGGAAGCAGCCCAGCGCATAGCTCGGCTGGAGATGGATGCACGGAAGGCAGCTGAGGCACTCAAGGTTGTCACCAAGGAGTTGTCCGATGAAAGGCTCAGGACGACAGAGCTTGAAGCGACGGTGAAGCGTCTTGAGGAACAGAAGCGTGAGGAGCTGACAGCTACGGAGTCTGACCTCTCCAGAGCAGCGCTGGTTCTGAAGGAGAGAGAACTAGAAGCGGCGAAACTCTCCGGTGAGGTTAAGCTGCTGAGCACCAGGCTGGAAGAAACACTGCAGAAGCAGAAACAGGCGCTCGCTCTTCGAGACACGGAGATGAAGCATCTGACAGGGGAGATGGAGCAAGCCAAGGCAGACCTCGCAGCAGAGAAAGCCAGCAAGGCAGAGCTGGAAGTCCAGCTGCAGAACTCCATCAACGAGCAAAGAGCCGAGCGTTCTGCTCACCAGCAGGAGCTGGCCAGGTCCCTGGAACTGATCGAGGAGAAGGAAGGGGAGCTGGACGAGCTCCGTCTGAAAAACGTCTCCCGTAACGAGGAGCTGAGAGACCTGCAGAAGACTGTTGTCAAGTTGAAAGGGGAGCTTGCCTCCGTGGAGGCACTGAAGGAGCGGGCGGCCAAGATGGAAAATGAGCTGCAGGGCTTCCTAGAGGTTGCCAGGACCCGAGAAGCCGAGATTGACAGCATCAAGTCCATTGTGTACTCCAAGGAGATGTCTCTCAAAAGCTTGGAGGAGAAGATCCGACACACGGAGCAGGAATCCAGCTCCAGCCAAGACCTCTACCAGGAGAAGCTGAAGGAGAGCGAGATGCTCCACTCTGAAGTGGAGAAACTGGAGCAGAAGTGCAGGGAGCAGCGAGACACCATTGCCAGCCTAGAGAAAGCAGCAGCTCAAACTAAAGCAGCCACTTCAGAGCATCAGGAAGCCCAGCTGGAGGCCCTGAGGGGAGAGGTGACGCAGCAGAAGCAGAAGGTGTTGGAGCTGGAGAAACTCCTGGAAGCCTCTAGGTCAGCACAGGCTGGGCAAGACGGCACCATAGAGATGCtgaagaaagagctcttggatAAGGGGAAAGAGCTGGTCCAGAGTAAAGACTCCATCGCCGCAGCAGAGAAGGAGCTGGCGTCTCTACGCTCTTCAGTTCAAGAGAAGGGCACGTCGGAAGACAGCTGGAAGGAACAAATTTCCCAGTGCTGTCAGGAAGTGGAGAGGAAAAACAGCCTGATTGGCAGCTTGGAGCAGGAGGTGTCCATCCTCCACCTGCAGGTCttggagaaggagggagagagcaaGGAGCTGAAGCGCCTGATCATGGCGGAGTCGGAGAAGAGCAAGAAGCTGGAGGAGAGGCTGCGGGTGCTCCAGACTGAGACGGCCACTGCCGCTTCTCGAGCCGCAGAGAGATGCGCTCGGATGAAGGCCGAAGTTCAGGCCTACGAGGAGGAGACTGAGAAGCAGAGGCTGTCCATAGAGGCCCTGAAGAGGCAACTGAGCTCCCAAGGCGAATGCCAGGAGGAGCTCCGCCAAGAGGTGAAGGCCTGGCAGGAGAAGTGCTTCCAGAAGGAACAGCTCTTGTCCTCTCTGCAGCTAGAGCTCACGAATGCCCAAGCCTTGGTCGGGGAGCTGATGCCCGTGAAACGCCtctaccagcagcagcaggctgagcagtcCTCCCTGGAAAGCAAACACCGCGAAGAGCTGGAGCAGAGGCAGAAAGCAGCCGGTGCTCTGCAGGCAGAGCTGGCCAGAGCCAAGGGGGAGCTGGCAGATCGCACCTCCCTCAAGGAGAGGCTCTCCGAACAAGACCACGCTGTGCAGCGGCTGCAGGGGGAGAACGCCAGCTACGCAGAGCGGCTCGCCGTGCTCCAGCGGGCCAACGCCCAGCTGATGGAGGAGCACCAAGCGCTCAGTGAGAAGTCCAGCCAAGGGCGGCGGACGTTGGATGCCGAGCTCAGCCAGATGAAGGAGCAGCACTGCCAGGAGATGGAGGCCCTCAAGGCGGAGTCTGAGAAactggtggctgggagccagcgAGAGGCTGAAGACGCTGTGAAGAAGCTGGAGGCCATGGCCAACAAGTACGAGAACGCCAAAGTCAGGGTCCTCGAGGAGAGGCAAAAGTTCCAGGAGGAGAGGCAGAAGCTGACGACTCAG GTGGAGCAGCTAGAGGTATTTCGGAAAGAACAAGCTAAGCAG GTGGAGGAGCTGCATAAAAAGCTGACCCAGAACGAAAAAGCCACCCGATCCCAGCAGGAGAAAGCGAAG GTGCGGGAAGGGGAGCTCCAGGCAGAGGCCGATCGCCAGCAGGTGAAGATCTcggagctgcaggagcagctggccCAGAAGGAGAAGGCTGCAGAGCACTATAAAGGGCAG GTGGAGAAGGCAAAAACCTTCTATGAGGCGAAGAAGCAGCAGAACCAAGACCTGGCGGAGAAGCTgaaggggatggagcagctgcagaaggagAACAATGACCTCAAGGCCGAGTCGGAGCGGCTGGCCAAGGAGCTGCAGCAATCCATCCTGCAGGCCAAGGAGTCGGAGCTCAGCTGCAGGAACCTGACCAGCCAGGTCCGCAGCCTGGAGGCGCAG GTGGAGTTTGCCGATCGCCAGTTACGGGAGCTTGGCAAGTTCCAGGTGGCTACGGATACGCTGAAGAGCCGGGAGACCTTCCGTCAGAACCCAGCTGACGTCAGCACAGACAGCCTGGACCTGAGCGGTGATGAGATGCTGCCGCTCAACTCCACCAG CAGGAAGCCTGGCCGATCCCAGTCGGAAACCTCGGCCATGCCGGGCAGCGTGGAATCGCTCACATCCCAACGGCTGCCTCGTAAAGTTGAGTCTCTGGAGAGCCTCTATTTTACCCCCATCCCCGCCCGCGCGCAGTCCAAACTGGAGAGCAGCATTGGCTCCCTGGGCGACCTGTCCATCGACTCGGGCTGCAAGACCCGTTCGGCTCGCCGGCGCACCACGCAGATCATCAACATCACCATGACGAAA AAACAGGCCGAGGCAGAGGAACCAGACAGCGCCAACGCGTCCTTCTACAGCGTGCAGTCGGCCCAGGCCCACCAGAACGCCCCTGCACAGAACCCCGCCAGGAGCAGGCTGCGCTCGGCCGCCTCCACCCGCTCCGTCGCCAGCTGCCGCTCTCAGGAATCCCtcgctgggctgggagctgcctcTCCCGAGGAGACCCCGGGCAACCCTGCACTGCTCAATCTACCCGGCTACCGGCCTGCCACCCGCAGCTCCTTGAGGCGCTCTCAGGCGGGCAGCAGTTCCAGCCTCA GCCGCAGCAGCTTCTATCTGGGCACCTGTCAGGATGAGCCGGATCCGCTGGACGATTGGAACCGCATTGCCGAGCTGCAGCAGCGCAACCGGGTGTGTCCTCCCCACATGAAGACCTGCTACCCCCTGGAGTCTAGG CCCTCCCAGTCCCTGACCGTCATCACGGACGAGGAGATGAAGACGGGCGACCCGAAGGAGACGCTGCGCCGGGCCAGCATGCAGCCCTCGCAGATCGAGAGCGCAGCCGCCCGTCGCAGCACCCTCAGCACCGGCTGGGCAGGAGGCATCGCCACGCGGCAGCAGAGGAAGCGCAGTTCAGACGAATCTCACCAGGGCCCAGACACCCCGGAG tccaagAAGCCAACCAGCTGCTTCCCACGGCCCCAGACGCCCAGAGAGCGGAACGAGGAGCGCAAGCGTGGCGGCAGGAAGGGCGAGCCCCAAGCGACCGGCAAGCAG cccgACCGGCGCCAGTCCATGGCCTTCAGCATCCTGAACACCCCCAAG